GTGCGAAAATACCCTGGTTTAATGGCAGTTACATGGATTCCGAATGGCTGAAGCTCTTGAGACAGTGCCTCACTAATCCCATCTACGGCAAATTTAGTTGCTCCATAAATACCGCCTCCCGCAAAACCATAAAAACCACCTACGGAAGAGAAGTTAATAATATGCCCAGACTTTTGCTTTCGTAATTGAGGGAGTGCTTGCCGCAAAACGTTAAGTGTACCAAACACATTAATCTCAAAGTTTTTACGGACTAATTCATCCGATACCTCCTCAATAAATCCAATTTGACCATAACCGGCATTATTGACGACGACATCAAGCCCGCCAAAATGTTCAATTGTTGCAGAAATAGCTTTTTGGACGTCTTTCTCATCTGATAAGTCGAGGTTTATAGCAAGAAATCGATCATGGCTTCCGACTGCTTTTTCCAAGTCAGCTTTGGTTCTTGAGGTTGCAGCTACTTTATATCCTTGCTCTAATAGCTTTCTGACTAGTGTCAATCCCATTCCCTTGGAAGCACCGGTTACAAACCAAATCTTATTACTGCTCATAGTTCTTCACCTCCCTTTCCTGATCCTTGTTTTGGATTCTTTATAATCATATCTGTTAAAGTATTGTCTAAGTCAAATAGGCCATTATTGTTAAATAAACAGATAAAAAGTGTACAATATGTTAGAGTAACTATAACTATTAAGGAGTGTGATAAATAAATGGCCTATACCGTTAAGGATATTTCAACAAGAACAGGGATAACAGCTCATACACTACGTTTCTATGAAAAACAGGGAGTCCTGCCTTATGCAGAACGAACTGAACAAGGAATCCGAATGTATGACGAGTCAAGTATTGAGTGGATAGAAACAATTTTAGCGCTGCGTTCGACTGGAATACCTTTAGCCGAACTAAAACTATACGTAGATTTATATAAAGAAGGGGATAGTACTCTACAAAGGCGAAAAGAGATAATGAACAATCACAAAGTAAAAGTCGAGGAACAAATGCTTCAGTTAATTAAAACCTTAGGAAGAATCAACTACAAAATGGCATTGTATGACGTACAATTGGAACAATTAGAAAGGTCGTCTTGCACTTTGTGATGTTAAGAAAAAAATTGTATCTATGTAGTGAGGGTCGAACTCATATATGAGCGTTTGGAAGAAAAACTAAAAACGACCTCCGCTCTAAAATGGTTTCCTGGCCATGGTGCAGAAGAAAGCTGGAAACCCCATAGACTGGACTAGGAGGGTTTTCAAATGCGCAAAAAGTGGAAAAGTAGGGTTTTGATCGACAATCCCGTTGTGCTGAATCGAGATCAGATCGAGCAGGATTTGAACAACGGTAACCAAGTGATTATCCAGTTCTCTCATCCAGACTTTTATGGCTCCTCCATTTTGGAGGAAGTGGATGAGCTT
This portion of the Cohnella abietis genome encodes:
- a CDS encoding oxidoreductase; translated protein: MSSNKIWFVTGASKGMGLTLVRKLLEQGYKVAATSRTKADLEKAVGSHDRFLAINLDLSDEKDVQKAISATIEHFGGLDVVVNNAGYGQIGFIEEVSDELVRKNFEINVFGTLNVLRQALPQLRKQKSGHIINFSSVGGFYGFAGGGIYGATKFAVDGISEALSQELQPFGIHVTAIKPGYFRTNFLSEGSISGTTTNLIDDYKTMRDGQEAFLKDFDKNQPGDPEKAMDLLIKVTESEHPPLHLFLGQDAYDVANNKIVNVQKDLTEWETLGTSTDFI
- a CDS encoding MerR family transcriptional regulator produces the protein MAYTVKDISTRTGITAHTLRFYEKQGVLPYAERTEQGIRMYDESSIEWIETILALRSTGIPLAELKLYVDLYKEGDSTLQRRKEIMNNHKVKVEEQMLQLIKTLGRINYKMALYDVQLEQLERSSCTL